The Populus alba chromosome 6, ASM523922v2, whole genome shotgun sequence genome contains a region encoding:
- the LOC118048017 gene encoding zinc finger CCCH domain-containing protein 64 isoform X1, which translates to MSPPRILLCGDVLGRLNQLFKRVQSVNKSAGPFDALFCVGQFFPDSAEQLEEFTDYIEGGGGRSQIPLPTYFIGDYGVAAPKVLSTASRNSANLGFKMDGFKICDNLFWLRGSGKFSFHGLSVVYLSGRQSSNGHHFGTYSQDDVDALRALAEEPGVVDLFLTNEWPSGVTNRASASDIPAGFLDTTGSDSSVSELVAEIKPRYHFAGTKGVFYAREPYSNVDAVHVTRFFGLAMVGNKDKQKFIHAISPTPASTMSAAEISMKPPNTTLSPYTLVVDKTALEEVTKRSTASVSDSQYWRYDVSHKRHKSGSGEGNKLCFKFIYSGSCPRGEKCNFQHDMDAREQYLGGVCLDFLIKGKCERGPDCNFKHNLQNEGESHSRRRRGSENDNGNRSKECWFCLSSPNVESHLIISVGEFYYCALPKGPLVQDHVLVIPIEHAPCTLSLTQQSNSELVKFQNSLKLYYKNRGKEAVLFEWISKRSSHANIQVVPVPSTKAAAVQDICNLAAEKLGFKFVVMKFILAVNNSSDGREWLKTQFDRNFSFFYVELTEGTILSHLVEENENFPAQFGREVLAGLLNMPERADWRNCALGKDEETKMAEEFKKQFEEMDPNQ; encoded by the exons ATGTCTCCTCCGAGAATTCTTCTTTGCGGTGACGTTTTAGGCCGGCTCAACCAGCTCTTCAAGCGTGTCCAATCGGTGAACAAATCGGCGGGCCCTTTCGATGCACTCTTTTGCGTGGGGCAGTTCTTTCCTGACTCCGCTGAGCAATTGGAGGAATTCACGGACTACATTGAAGGCGGCGGCGGCCGCTCTCAAATTCCTCTCCCCACCTACTTTATCGGCGACTACGGTGTCGCCGCTCCCAAAGTCCTCTCCACTGCTTCCAGAAACTCCGCCAATTTAGGCTTCAAAATGGACGGCTTTAAAATTTGTGATAACCTTTTCTGGCTTAGAGGCAGCGGCAAGTTCAGTTTCCACG GTTTATCTGTTGTGTACTTATCCGGTAGGCAGTCATCAAATGGCCACCACTTTGGAACATACAGTCAAGATGATGTTGATGCGTTGCGAGCATTGGCCGAGGAACCTGGAGTTGTTGACTTGTTTTTAAC TAATGAATGGCCCAGTGGCGTCACAAACAGAGCTTCTGCATCTGATATTCCTGCAGGATTCTTGGATACTACAGGTTCTGATTCTTCCGTATCTGAATTAGTAGCAGAGATCAAACCACG CTACCACTTTGCAGGTACTAAGGGTGTTTTCTATGCTCGTGAACCTTACTCTAATGTTGATGCTGTGCATGTCACACGTTTCTTTGGTCTTGCTATGGTTGGAAACAAGGATAAGCAG AAATTTATCCACGCCATTTCTCCCACTCCAGCATCTACAATGTCTGCTGCCGAGATTAGCATGAAACCTCCAAATACTACCTTATCTCCATACACATTAGTAGTAGATAAAACAGCTCTCGAAGAAGTCACAAAGAGGTCTACTGCTAGTGTGTCAGATTCACAATATTGGAGGTACGATGTCTCCCATAAACGACATAAATCTGGATCTGGGGAAGGCAATAAGCTGtgctttaaatttatatattccgGTTCATGTCCACGAGGAGAAAAGTGTAACTTCCAACATGACATGGATGCAAGGGAACAATACTTAGGAGGTGTTTGTCTTGATTTCCTTATCAAAGGAAAATGTGAAAGAGGTCCAGACTGCAACTTTAAGCACAACTTGCAGAATGAAGGTGAGAGCCATTCTCGTAGGAGACGCGGCTCTGAAAATGATAATGGTAacag GTCAAAAGAGTGTTGGTTTTGTTTGTCAAGCCCCAACGTGGAATCACATCTAATCATTAGCGTAGGAGAATTTTACTATTGTGCACTGCCTAAAGGTCCCCTTGTTCAAGATCATGTTCTGGTAATACCCATTGAGCATGCACCGTGTACCCTTTCACTAACTCAACAAAGTAATTCTGAGCTGGTAAAATTCCAGAACAGTCTCAAGTTATATTACAAGAACCGAGGAAAGGAAGCTGTTTTATTTGAGTGGATTTCCAAACGGAGTAGTCATGCTAATATTCAG GTTGTCCCTGTTCCATCAACCAAAGCAGCAGCAGTTCAAGATATATGTAACTTGGCTGCAGAAAAGTTGGGTTTCAAATTTGTGGTCATGAAGT TTATCCTTGCAGTCAATAACAGTTCAGATGGGAGAGAATGGTTAAAGACGCAGTTCGATAGGAACTTTAGTTTCTTCTATGTGGAACTCACAGAAGGCACAATACTGTCACATTTAGTTGAGGAGAATGAGAATTTTCCAGCCCAATTTGGACGCGAA GTTCTAGCAGGCTTGCTGAACATGCCGGAGAGGGCTGATTGGAGAAATTGTGCACTTGGCAAAGATGAGGAGACGAAAATGGCAGAAGAATTCAAGAAACAATTTGAAGAAATGGATCCAAATCAATGA
- the LOC118048017 gene encoding zinc finger CCCH domain-containing protein 64 isoform X2 — translation MSPPRILLCGDVLGRLNQLFKRVQSVNKSAGPFDALFCVGQFFPDSAEQLEEFTDYIEGGGGRSQIPLPTYFIGDYGVAAPKVLSTASRNSANLGFKMDGFKICDNLFWLRGSGKFSFHGLSVVYLSGRQSSNGHHFGTYSQDDVDALRALAEEPGVVDLFLTNEWPSGVTNRASASDIPAGFLDTTGSDSSVSELVAEIKPRYHFAGTKGVFYAREPYSNVDAVHVTRFFGLAMVGNKDKQKFIHAISPTPASTMSAAEISMKPPNTTLSPYTLVVDKTALEEVTKRSTASVSDSQYWRYDVSHKRHKSGSGEGNKLCFKFIYSGSCPRGEKCNFQHDMDAREQYLGGVCLDFLIKGKCERGPDCNFKHNLQNEGESHSRRRRGSENDNGNRSKECWFCLSSPNVESHLIISVGEFYYCALPKGPLVQDHVLVIPIEHAPCTLSLTQQSNSELVKFQNSLKLYYKNRGKEAVLFEWISKRSSHANIQVVPVPSTKAAAVQDICNLAAEKLGFKFVVMKFNNSSDGREWLKTQFDRNFSFFYVELTEGTILSHLVEENENFPAQFGREVLAGLLNMPERADWRNCALGKDEETKMAEEFKKQFEEMDPNQ, via the exons ATGTCTCCTCCGAGAATTCTTCTTTGCGGTGACGTTTTAGGCCGGCTCAACCAGCTCTTCAAGCGTGTCCAATCGGTGAACAAATCGGCGGGCCCTTTCGATGCACTCTTTTGCGTGGGGCAGTTCTTTCCTGACTCCGCTGAGCAATTGGAGGAATTCACGGACTACATTGAAGGCGGCGGCGGCCGCTCTCAAATTCCTCTCCCCACCTACTTTATCGGCGACTACGGTGTCGCCGCTCCCAAAGTCCTCTCCACTGCTTCCAGAAACTCCGCCAATTTAGGCTTCAAAATGGACGGCTTTAAAATTTGTGATAACCTTTTCTGGCTTAGAGGCAGCGGCAAGTTCAGTTTCCACG GTTTATCTGTTGTGTACTTATCCGGTAGGCAGTCATCAAATGGCCACCACTTTGGAACATACAGTCAAGATGATGTTGATGCGTTGCGAGCATTGGCCGAGGAACCTGGAGTTGTTGACTTGTTTTTAAC TAATGAATGGCCCAGTGGCGTCACAAACAGAGCTTCTGCATCTGATATTCCTGCAGGATTCTTGGATACTACAGGTTCTGATTCTTCCGTATCTGAATTAGTAGCAGAGATCAAACCACG CTACCACTTTGCAGGTACTAAGGGTGTTTTCTATGCTCGTGAACCTTACTCTAATGTTGATGCTGTGCATGTCACACGTTTCTTTGGTCTTGCTATGGTTGGAAACAAGGATAAGCAG AAATTTATCCACGCCATTTCTCCCACTCCAGCATCTACAATGTCTGCTGCCGAGATTAGCATGAAACCTCCAAATACTACCTTATCTCCATACACATTAGTAGTAGATAAAACAGCTCTCGAAGAAGTCACAAAGAGGTCTACTGCTAGTGTGTCAGATTCACAATATTGGAGGTACGATGTCTCCCATAAACGACATAAATCTGGATCTGGGGAAGGCAATAAGCTGtgctttaaatttatatattccgGTTCATGTCCACGAGGAGAAAAGTGTAACTTCCAACATGACATGGATGCAAGGGAACAATACTTAGGAGGTGTTTGTCTTGATTTCCTTATCAAAGGAAAATGTGAAAGAGGTCCAGACTGCAACTTTAAGCACAACTTGCAGAATGAAGGTGAGAGCCATTCTCGTAGGAGACGCGGCTCTGAAAATGATAATGGTAacag GTCAAAAGAGTGTTGGTTTTGTTTGTCAAGCCCCAACGTGGAATCACATCTAATCATTAGCGTAGGAGAATTTTACTATTGTGCACTGCCTAAAGGTCCCCTTGTTCAAGATCATGTTCTGGTAATACCCATTGAGCATGCACCGTGTACCCTTTCACTAACTCAACAAAGTAATTCTGAGCTGGTAAAATTCCAGAACAGTCTCAAGTTATATTACAAGAACCGAGGAAAGGAAGCTGTTTTATTTGAGTGGATTTCCAAACGGAGTAGTCATGCTAATATTCAG GTTGTCCCTGTTCCATCAACCAAAGCAGCAGCAGTTCAAGATATATGTAACTTGGCTGCAGAAAAGTTGGGTTTCAAATTTGTGGTCATGAAGT TCAATAACAGTTCAGATGGGAGAGAATGGTTAAAGACGCAGTTCGATAGGAACTTTAGTTTCTTCTATGTGGAACTCACAGAAGGCACAATACTGTCACATTTAGTTGAGGAGAATGAGAATTTTCCAGCCCAATTTGGACGCGAA GTTCTAGCAGGCTTGCTGAACATGCCGGAGAGGGCTGATTGGAGAAATTGTGCACTTGGCAAAGATGAGGAGACGAAAATGGCAGAAGAATTCAAGAAACAATTTGAAGAAATGGATCCAAATCAATGA
- the LOC118048017 gene encoding zinc finger CCCH domain-containing protein 64 isoform X3 — protein MSPPRILLCGDVLGRLNQLFKRVQSVNKSAGPFDALFCVGQFFPDSAEQLEEFTDYIEGGGGRSQIPLPTYFIGDYGVAAPKVLSTASRNSANLGFKMDGFKICDNLFWLRGSGKFSFHGLSVVYLSGRQSSNGHHFGTYSQDDVDALRALAEEPGVVDLFLTNEWPSGVTNRASASDIPAGFLDTTGSDSSVSELVAEIKPRYHFAGTKGVFYAREPYSNVDAVHVTRFFGLAMVGNKDKQKFIHAISPTPASTMSAAEISMKPPNTTLSPYTLVVDKTALEEVTKRSTASVSDSQYWRYDVSHKRHKSGSGEGNKLCFKFIYSGSCPRGEKCNFQHDMDAREQYLGGVCLDFLIKGKCERGPDCNFKHNLQNEGESHSRRRRGSENDNGNRSKECWFCLSSPNVESHLIISVGEFYYCALPKGPLVQDHVLVIPIEHAPCTLSLTQQSNSELVKFQNSLKLYYKNRGKEAVLFEWISKRSSHANIQVVPVPSTKAAAVQDICNLAAEKLGFKFVVMKSFSFSYPCSQ, from the exons ATGTCTCCTCCGAGAATTCTTCTTTGCGGTGACGTTTTAGGCCGGCTCAACCAGCTCTTCAAGCGTGTCCAATCGGTGAACAAATCGGCGGGCCCTTTCGATGCACTCTTTTGCGTGGGGCAGTTCTTTCCTGACTCCGCTGAGCAATTGGAGGAATTCACGGACTACATTGAAGGCGGCGGCGGCCGCTCTCAAATTCCTCTCCCCACCTACTTTATCGGCGACTACGGTGTCGCCGCTCCCAAAGTCCTCTCCACTGCTTCCAGAAACTCCGCCAATTTAGGCTTCAAAATGGACGGCTTTAAAATTTGTGATAACCTTTTCTGGCTTAGAGGCAGCGGCAAGTTCAGTTTCCACG GTTTATCTGTTGTGTACTTATCCGGTAGGCAGTCATCAAATGGCCACCACTTTGGAACATACAGTCAAGATGATGTTGATGCGTTGCGAGCATTGGCCGAGGAACCTGGAGTTGTTGACTTGTTTTTAAC TAATGAATGGCCCAGTGGCGTCACAAACAGAGCTTCTGCATCTGATATTCCTGCAGGATTCTTGGATACTACAGGTTCTGATTCTTCCGTATCTGAATTAGTAGCAGAGATCAAACCACG CTACCACTTTGCAGGTACTAAGGGTGTTTTCTATGCTCGTGAACCTTACTCTAATGTTGATGCTGTGCATGTCACACGTTTCTTTGGTCTTGCTATGGTTGGAAACAAGGATAAGCAG AAATTTATCCACGCCATTTCTCCCACTCCAGCATCTACAATGTCTGCTGCCGAGATTAGCATGAAACCTCCAAATACTACCTTATCTCCATACACATTAGTAGTAGATAAAACAGCTCTCGAAGAAGTCACAAAGAGGTCTACTGCTAGTGTGTCAGATTCACAATATTGGAGGTACGATGTCTCCCATAAACGACATAAATCTGGATCTGGGGAAGGCAATAAGCTGtgctttaaatttatatattccgGTTCATGTCCACGAGGAGAAAAGTGTAACTTCCAACATGACATGGATGCAAGGGAACAATACTTAGGAGGTGTTTGTCTTGATTTCCTTATCAAAGGAAAATGTGAAAGAGGTCCAGACTGCAACTTTAAGCACAACTTGCAGAATGAAGGTGAGAGCCATTCTCGTAGGAGACGCGGCTCTGAAAATGATAATGGTAacag GTCAAAAGAGTGTTGGTTTTGTTTGTCAAGCCCCAACGTGGAATCACATCTAATCATTAGCGTAGGAGAATTTTACTATTGTGCACTGCCTAAAGGTCCCCTTGTTCAAGATCATGTTCTGGTAATACCCATTGAGCATGCACCGTGTACCCTTTCACTAACTCAACAAAGTAATTCTGAGCTGGTAAAATTCCAGAACAGTCTCAAGTTATATTACAAGAACCGAGGAAAGGAAGCTGTTTTATTTGAGTGGATTTCCAAACGGAGTAGTCATGCTAATATTCAG GTTGTCCCTGTTCCATCAACCAAAGCAGCAGCAGTTCAAGATATATGTAACTTGGCTGCAGAAAAGTTGGGTTTCAAATTTGTGGTCATGAAGT CATTTTCATTCAGTTATCCTTGCAGTCAATAA